The region TCGAATCCCTCGAATCTACGGATTGCCTAAAGTTCACAAACCGGACATCCCTCTTCGTCCAATCGTCAGTGCCTTTGGATCCCCAACTCATCATCTTGCTAAATACTTAGCTTCTACACTTCAACCACTAGCTGAAGAATCATCATCGCATGTAATGAATTCTTTCCACTTCATCGAAACCTTAAGAACGTATCAAATCCATGAGTCAGACATTCTTGTCAGTTTTGATGTCGTATCTCTCTCCACCAATATTCCACTCAAAGAGTCCCTTGAAATACTGAAGACCAAACATCACATACCCCAGGATACATTGACCCTTATAAACCATTGCATGTCGAACACGTACTTCCTCTTTCAAGGTACATTTTACAAACAGGTGAAGGGTGCACCCAAGGGATCTCCACTTTCTCCAGCCATCGCTGATATTTacatggaaaattttgaaaCCAACGCCATCGATTCGTTCCACCTAAAACCTACTTGCTGGCTTCGATATGTGGACGATGTCTTCGTCATATGGCCACATGGACCCGAAACTCTCCAAGACTTCTTTGATCatctgaataatataaatatccatatCAAATTCACTATGGAAGTTGAAACCAACAACTCACTCCCTTTTCTTGATGTCCTCGTAGCGAAATCCAACGATTTCTTTACACACAcgatttacagaaaaccaacccacacaaaccgctacctgaatgcaaattcacACCATCATCCGTCTCAAATCAACTCCGTATTGAACTCCTTGATCCATAGATCCATAAAACTGACAGATAACCTacacattcaaaaagaaatcaacatccttcaaaccgccctacaacagaatggctacaacagtcaacaaattcagaaagccatcaaccgacatcagacccatacacaacagcccaaaaatcctccagaaaatttccctcataaagcttttctaccttttattaaaggtgtcactgacaaaatcagtcgcatactacgaaaacaggatataaaaacagttttcacagccgataacaaaatttccaaatttcttcgaacacAAAAGGATACGATCGATAACGAGTCTCAAGGAGTATACGAGATACCATGTTCCGCATGTCCTAGAAATGCGAGCGCCAACTCACAATACGCCAAGGAGATCCAACATCTGCcctattcaaacactactctGAAACAGGACATAACGTTGATTTTGAGGGATGTAAGACCATCTCTGCAGAGAGAACCCTCACATGTAGGATAATCCGTGAAGCACTCGAGATCGAAAATCGACCCAATTGTCTCAACAAACGGGATGATGGTCAAAGATTACCCAACACTTGGAAACCTTTGATTTTCCGTCTCATGGCAACACATCGATCGATAACTCGGCCCCCGACTACAACCCGATCGACAGTTCATTTAATACCACCCGTACCAGGCTCCCAGTTGCCACCTGTTCGATAACAACCCGATCGATGACTCGAAGTCACGTGACATCACCATCGGTTCCTGCACAAtcgataacaactcgatcgaaaacaactcgatcaataatattgatgatacctggggagtaggcagattgagaccccggcgtaaagtcaacggttcttgagaatggctccaaaatcggagccgaaacgtcgaacacgacaaaatattagacgcggtccaatccggaacacacaaagttcaaatatatatatatatatattttttttgtaccaCCTTTATAGGGTTTCGTAGTGAGAATTCCGGGCTATGGTGGGCCAAGGCATCCTCACGTACTGGTCAGAAACGCCCGAACGATCCTCGTCGTCCACAGGATAACTTCTCTCTGTGCGTCTGTGATAAGCCTCTCCTCTAATCCGAGCTGGTAAGTATGCTCATTTAAATGTCTTTCAACCATTCCATTGGTGCTTATGATCAGTGGGAGTATCGTCGTGTTGGTAAGTTTATAAATTTCTTTCAGCTCGaatgcatatttttttttttttttttttttttttttttttttttttttttttttttaaccacCTTTATAGGGTATGGCTTGAGGAGCGAGAATGCCGGGCCGAGTTGGCCAAGGCATTGTTACTCACTggtcaaaaatatatatatatatatatatatatatatatatatatatatatatatatatatatatatatatatatatatatatatatatcgaatatatatatatatatatatatatatatatatatatatatataccttatcatacttataactattgttgtatattgggaattaaaattgttgatatatatatatatatatatatatatatatatgagtaaatgattgactactctttattctatgccaagctttcgcatcaatttaatgcttcttcagggcttctgcaaaagatcaataatatacaattaataaataacaaattttagaaaacaaacaaatttactcactgaatgtgaggttttacatggataacatctgccacaaacgttgtaaccaataaaaacaaaaagttatattttgatttcataggATCATAGGATACTAAATTGtgtataaataagattatcaacCGGAAGAGTTTTTTAATTGTAAAATAGATTTAGTGACATGTTTTAGGAGAATTcctatgaaatcaaaatataactttttgtttttattggttacaacgtttgtggcagatgttatccatgtaaaacctcacattcagtgagtaaatttgtttattttctaaaatttattatttattaattgtatattattgatcttttgcagaagccctgaagaagcattaaattaaTGCGAAATCTTGGCATAGAATCAAtagtcaatcatttactcccaaaacccgagcctaaagacccttaaatttcattctatatacagggtgagtctttgacttgtacatatatttcaacccaagattcctgaggtcaaaagaaacacttttttcctttaccattttttccgattcggcccggttaaaaagatacaggctgttgaaaatcgttaaaaaaatgtgattttcggctatatctcggaaatggttgtatcgaaggaaatgatttttgaaatatagcttttttttgatgtgatacatcttctccgaacaccagattccatacacattcttctgtttctttgttatgaacataacataccataaaaataccagaaattcgaagaaaccaactcttaatagtaatttgaacgttcattgaagaatatttggctaatttgaaaaataaaagtattcttcatattttctcgtacaaagcgccgttttcgaataacttgatcttaaaaaaaaaaaaattatctgtgaaattcaaaaaattgggtactttggctgaatgcaactctgttctattgtggaaaaaaaaaccacagaaatgaatatttactatgaagtcatgtctcagattcaagaattgaagtactagtcaacttagtttgaaaatgaatttatttgaataagctcacctcaactcctcgatttgattaaaaatcactgagctttggcacagctctgataataagaagatacttcactaaaatcaacattctttttgaaaagtccagattattcataaaacccatgtttaaaaaagttttctcaaaatagtcccattataatgacaacaatcgatatcccactaaagactgctgctatcgaacaatactgtattcttcttcggctcattcaaactcacatcaaaacataccactaggactaggtacatactagacaaattttcatgtgattgagattgaatacttttattcttttgctattccataaattcatcctaagagcttatgattgacatacttccaagagggccataattgttttaatgtgaaaacaaattaggtgagttgaaagaaaccaaatattctattgtggatattcacattgaatacttctcatttattttcaatgccaaaatcaagatgaattaagtagtaaagttggctataatgtaggtacacattaacaacaaatttgattacaagtggagtctaacattttccattgattacagagccagaatattttccatatttccatattttcatactgatggtttcaaaaatattgatgcatttcaatatttttatgagatagatggaacaaatcaaatgcttcatttcataacaaatatcttataacaataacagtgtaaactgtaaatgaaaattttaggttagaacatagattattcgaaccgaactgctgtgtttatatttggcatcactcgaaatttgaaattcaaacttaaaaccacagattactatagtctgtgttagatctttcatagatgaatattatttatttgagattttaaggttaattcttgcacgaaaaataaacaacgatatcatatcaatgaaatataatgaatgaatggatatgagtatcagagctaatatgggtggtagcgagctcaactcgttataattatcgaaaatgaaatagaaatcaagagaagaatatttaatctttagcgtcaacgaaattggaataactcatttatttgattataaacactactttgttcaacaaatggaatgttaaacgtgagtttatgatggtttttctaatttagtagcttatttccaaggttcaagaggtatatcttatgcttgagaaaacttcagtgttccggttttcaggggtgaattagctcattttgaaaatttaaaatgcctatatctttttaacagggccgaatcggaaaaaatggtaaaagaaaaaagtgtttcttttgacctcaagaaccttcggttaaaatatatgtacaagtcaaagactcaccctgtatatatatatatatatatatatatatatatatatatatatatatatatatatatttttgaacttatatatacagggtctttcacgaggaacctcacccatatttgcacgagaaactactgaacgtattttcatgaaattcagcacttataagtattccacgatgctgatgaaatctaaaatattttcaaggcatgagcacctccggtttttccggaaatgacgtcaacttccgtttttcaaattagaacaccatttttttattgcagaaatagattccttagaaaatttcaaattattttgatgtaacatttttcagttttggttggaaaattctctctgagcgggaaaattcgaaaaaaaaatcgaaaatagagctccgctgaaacaagaataacttcgaggtttttggatggaaaattttcatttttgagatttttcaagatgtaagattgatgtatccactttaaaaatcgaaatcgcgattcatgatacagggggtgaaaaaatcgctttcaaagttagggatgacaaaatcgtgaaaaatcaattttttcaaattagaaccccattttttaatggcagatattgaatcaacgttaaaaaataatgtgagtgtatgcatcacacccttgccctgaAATGGAtgttttctgagttattcacaagaaactgtttttcgtcttgaattttcagctatttcttttcccttcacgccaaaaagatgaaattttcaggaactgttatttgaaccatgctgtagatttttcaccccttcttgaaaccgacttcaagttactattaggagaaccatggcaaactctcgcagttataactagagaagatgctcaaagttttgaccgataatttctagacatttatttatacgtctcaggaatgcttcgtgcgttgctcttcttatttcatcgggaggaagagatctgcaaaagtgtttaaaaaccaaattgagtttcaaaactatgaatctaaaaatctaaacaatagtgatcgattttataacttaatacgtaatatcaccaaattaatagtaaacacaaaatgctactgaataaagaggaatttggccgATGacgatgtaattaatgatatctatcattaaaaaaaaagaatgtaaaacatggtaagtttttgcatatggttcataaggaattatttatttatcactggagagaaaaccgatggccgattagttgaaataaagaggtttccgatacaaattcgaatcaaaattcgccatctatttaggaacaacctgtaacttttttctcttgcatattagggtagtaaaatctaaaacatggtttaagtaacagttcctgaaaatttaatctttttggcgtgaagggaaaagaaatagctaaaaattcaagacgaaaaacagttttttgtgaataactcagaaaatatccactttagggcaagggtgtgatgcatactctcacattattttttaacgttgattcaatatctgccataaaaaaatggggttcttatttgaaaaaattgatttttcacgattttgccatccctaactttgaaagcgattttttcaccccctgtatcatgaatcgcgatttcgatttttaaagtggatacatcaatcttacgtcttgaaaaatcccaaaaatgaaaatttttcatccaaaaacctcgaagttattcttgtttcagcggagctctattttcgatttttttttcgaattttcccgctcagagagaattttccaaccaaaactgaaaaatgttacatcaaaatgacttgaaattttctaaggaatctatttctgcaataaaaaaatggtgttcttatttgaaaaacggaagatgacgtcatttccggaaaaaccgaaggtgctcatgccttgaaaatattttagatttcatcagcatcgtgaaatacttatgagtgctgaatttcatgaaaatacgttcagtagtttcccgtataaatatgggtgaggttcctcgtgaaagaccctgtatatatatatatatatatatattttgattatgttatttacctgcttttcaatagtcaatagaatagaaaattctattgactatatatatatatatatatatatatatatatatatttatccaacgGACGTATTCAGTCCCGTTGAACTTGGCAGGCTACCTCAGACCCATGTGATCCGAGAGGTTTTTTGGAGTGTATATATGAaaaatcagctgtttgaaaatataactcctCAGGCATCCAAAGAggggaaaacttttttttcattcaagaaaattatatatttggTTCCCTTTTTGAGACCCGTCACGTTCCGCCGACTTTTCATTCCCACATATACTCGACTGACATGTACGGCTGCCCTTGTCGATCCCAGCGGTGTTGTCAGATCGCAGGGTCTTATCGCGTCTATTCGATATACGatattgttataattgtataagtggcGTTGAGAATTGAACAAGTGaagataatattgcatttttcgcatggctcagctatttcatgaaatatgtttattgcaTCTCAACTGTTACttcgaatgaatgaaaatttgctaGAAGGTCCGTAATTTTCTAATATCgagaaatgatctcaaacgattgtaATTGAATCCTTAATGAAAAATCTGAAGTAAAACCGATTCTGTTTTTACATGCGATAACTTGCGAAAAGAACATACTACAGTCTCATTACTTCTTGAGTAGCTTGATAATACGAAATCTTTGAGCGATTTCGAAGATAAAGCcgtctgaaattttatttcctcaGTGTTAGAATGCTACCAATtcactgaattgaaatttggaaatcacTTGAACTACAATGGATCAATTGAATGGGCAGAATGAGTATGAATCAATCCGCTAGTGATTCAAGAATAAATATcggataaaatttgaaatatcagaaaatatctGTCAGATGTCGATGGAATTTTAGGTTTTATGTGTAAGGGTGATAAGTCAAATGACTCGTCTCGAATTTCAGTTTTGTAATCATTATGCATCAAATCTAATCGATTGAACTCCGAATCAAACATAAATTGTTTTCTGTGAATAagaataaattcagaaaatattgatatcgTACAATATATCCGCCACATCACAATTATATTATGTTTGTATCTGGAGTTAGTTGATGAAATATGTTATCTTAAATTTCGGTTATGTAGGTTTTTCACGTGAATcaatgagttcttgtgtttgaaGAGACCACAGCGAAACTTTCGTGAGATGTTGTATTTGATCGACCAGTTTTTGACTAAGTACATAAAAAGCAGGACGAACAATCAAATGATGTGGAATTTATAGCGAGAAAACATCGAGAACAAATAAATGGCAAAAGAGATATTATGATGTTGTCAATTTCTTAATACGTTTAATAGTAAtaattcttagttacaactaaatTGAATGAGATAAACATTCTTAGAATTCGTCTCAGAAactgaaatcatctgaaaaaattagAATGTGTGAAGGAAATAGATATTGTCAGCGGGTACTCGattgaaaaactcattgaaaaaataataataataaaaactcaaaatatcacATGACTGCAAGTCTGCAAACAAggtttgaaaataacaaaacaaaaataaaatgaatacttttcagtctcaatgaaatattttcgataacaatctATTTTTGCTGGAATTCTATATATAACAGGATTTTAATTCTAACTCAGTCAtaattctggaaacttggtgaatgcatggaaatgaattccatacattcatCAATTCTGGGAGGCTTCTTGTTCCTTACATGATTACATGAAGTGTTTGAAGTACTAAATTCTTCTCCTCTTCTGACCATATGTGGCGTTCctgttttatttctttattttaagTGCCAAGTCAGTTGAAGAAGtatcaaatattagatttttcttgaaaatttctgggCTTTTCACTGCCATTATATtaaacagaacctatataaaacattcaatattCCTGCCTGCTTTAgaaggtgtacagggtgggcaaattccgatgtttttgcactacaacttttaatgagcacagaaaaattgagctttctattacaagagcagtgtccttccgttaaTCTGATTATcactatgcttttcacttatttctaccaaattcaaatctagatatgttttataaattgttcatctaaaaattgatttggaaataaggAAAAGATCCATAAGATCGAATTCTTCAATCGAAGGtcttgtaatgagatggatgtatcagaatattattttcataggtctccagaatgaataagcaccatttcaaatagaatatgaaacatcgcatatatgattgaactcaacaatataattacgaagggaacaaaataatatttaacctgaTAACGACAttaatgcacagtcgacacatctCGATATgtcgcaccgaattcaatagattaatatttgaaactgtgttcaagcaacctaagaaattttctccgagttcatttatattttcggaacactttatatgaaatttatctagattcgaattttgtagaaatgagtaagaagcatagaaataattagattgccggaaggacactgctcttgttatagaaagctcaatttttatcagctcatcaacagttgaaaccataaaaatattgagactcttaggtaaaaaaaggtttttgaccattttctgttgtttatttcaatacaaaccatacaatgttatatatttttgaaagcaggaaaaattaagctttcaaaacatGGCATAGAAATTCAGTGttccctttgaaaaaacatgactttaggtcatagcttcgtaattaaaaaccttttcGAGAACACGAGCACGCCTCTGGattttacgtaaaaaagtgtctgtataatgtttaaatttcggagctctagcatcagtattagcggagatataaaagtttttcgatatcgccatttttccaattttcgcttataactcgaaaacaaaaggtggttaaaaatgaattctacccttattagtttctcagaacaagagatcagattttgtctataaCCTCAGGTTTAGAAGTTGTAGtgcaaaaacatcgaaatttgcccactctgtttgtgaggatcaaatcaaattttgtctcagatatacaacataaattaactattgaactgctcaaaatagtcatcattcatttttcattgcaattatgttttgaaatcataatacaaacgtgttttttcagatgtaaatcagaaatatttctatgcaaaataacgattttcttccttctgaaacatataaaacactaaatattaattattattcatcaaacttcaaaaatcatcgaaagttttactttcacatggcaaatATCATATTGTGAACTTCAGACAATGTTAATTATCGGTGGGCAtccaaatttatgaatttaacatcgttagatttgtccctttgatcacatttgaagagcaccatttatcagttgaaaaattccgAAAAGAAAATTCTCGGCAATGTTTAATTCAGAAAACTGTGTGGTCACCAAATTTATATGACgttcacagattataatggatAGGCTTTAGGATGATTTGCTTtgtgaaactgaatt is a window of Harmonia axyridis chromosome 2, icHarAxyr1.1, whole genome shotgun sequence DNA encoding:
- the LOC123673342 gene encoding uncharacterized protein LOC123673342, yielding MTSHKLPTETIITQEESAISHLPPTEAEETRQDIASTLRRAKLSPSNISRSERICLRNLHNNSDIIVLPADKGDATVILNTSDYVEKMSSLLKSSEYKTTPQDPTTYLVKKTKALITASKLPIEIRKSLIPREKYSRIPRIYGLPKVHKPDIPLRPIVSAFGSPTHHLAKYLASTLQPLAEESSSHVMNSFHFIETLRTYQIHESDILVSFDVVSLSTNIPLKESLEILKTKHHIPQDTLTLINHCMSNTYFLFQGTFYKQVKGAPKGSPLSPAIADIYMENFETNAIDSFHLKPTCWLRYVDDVFVIWPHGPETLQDFFDHLNNINIHIKFTMEDTIDNESQGVYEIPCSACPRNASANSQYAKEIQHLPYSNTTLKQDITLILRDVRPSLQREPSHVG